A single window of Rubripirellula lacrimiformis DNA harbors:
- a CDS encoding sigma 54-interacting transcriptional regulator — MHERIMVAYLAVRSGPEKGKQFPLDRSRPMHIGRGASCEIMLSDPISSRFHAVVYFEDGNWHLRDTSSRNGTQVNGQKADHARLLDETVISIGTTDMQLVEPQFESNDDAMHTQTLVDEFPATGSWRNEFDDPVASVAKAGHLIDLYSLSLTLLKSEHTDEVIEIVLELLSDRTSSDAVAISFDAGEGKLKVLRVLPQEKSKVVAINRAIAKRVVRDRECIWIKRELDTDGSVNDLDLAKAKQPWADAIYVPLDNDDNRYGVLHLYRQTSTFEEKHFELATAAGRLLAVGLSRAFANDSLRAERQRIADRNADSDEFIGSSPTMLKLKAKIERVGKANGSVLIRGESGAGKELVARAVHRSSQRAKRPMLTVNCAAIPSELIESQLFGHKKGAFTGADADHTGWFQQSHTGTLFLDEIGELTLEGQAKLLRILEGHPFLPVGATEEVLVDVRVLAATNRDLAEFVREKKFREDLFYRLSVFELVVPPLRDRGDDLDHLIDHFLDHFRRQHGRSGLVLSDPARVRLREYAWPGNVRQLRNVIDSAVVMADDPSINVDDLGLRDAGLSQLDTLRIDEWERRLIRKALGRTDGSVPDAARLLGISRATAYRKIAEYEIER; from the coding sequence ATGCATGAACGAATCATGGTTGCGTATTTGGCGGTCCGTAGTGGTCCTGAAAAGGGAAAGCAATTTCCACTGGACCGATCACGGCCGATGCACATTGGACGCGGCGCGTCCTGCGAGATCATGCTTAGCGATCCGATCAGTTCGCGGTTCCATGCGGTGGTTTATTTCGAAGATGGCAACTGGCATCTGCGTGACACCAGCAGCCGCAACGGCACCCAGGTCAATGGTCAAAAGGCTGATCACGCACGGCTGTTGGACGAAACCGTGATTTCGATCGGCACCACGGACATGCAGTTGGTCGAGCCCCAATTCGAGTCCAACGACGATGCGATGCACACGCAAACTTTGGTCGATGAGTTTCCGGCCACAGGGAGCTGGCGAAACGAGTTCGACGATCCGGTGGCCAGCGTCGCCAAAGCTGGGCACCTGATCGATCTGTATTCGTTAAGCCTGACTTTGTTGAAAAGTGAACATACCGACGAGGTCATCGAAATCGTATTGGAACTACTGTCCGACCGAACGTCGTCGGATGCTGTTGCCATTTCGTTTGATGCTGGCGAAGGAAAACTGAAAGTCCTGCGTGTCTTGCCGCAGGAAAAATCAAAAGTCGTTGCGATCAATCGGGCGATCGCGAAACGTGTGGTTCGTGATCGCGAATGCATTTGGATCAAGCGTGAACTGGATACCGACGGATCGGTGAATGATCTAGATCTGGCCAAAGCCAAACAGCCTTGGGCGGACGCGATTTACGTTCCGCTGGATAACGACGACAACCGTTACGGGGTGTTGCACCTGTACCGGCAGACGTCGACGTTCGAAGAAAAACACTTCGAACTGGCGACGGCGGCGGGGCGTCTGTTGGCCGTTGGCCTGTCGCGGGCGTTTGCGAACGATTCGTTGCGAGCCGAACGACAGCGAATCGCGGATCGCAACGCGGACTCGGACGAATTCATCGGCAGCAGTCCGACAATGCTGAAATTGAAGGCCAAGATCGAACGCGTTGGCAAAGCAAACGGGTCGGTTTTGATTCGTGGGGAAAGTGGTGCCGGAAAGGAACTGGTCGCTCGTGCGGTGCATCGATCGAGCCAACGGGCCAAACGGCCGATGTTGACCGTCAACTGTGCTGCGATCCCAAGTGAGTTGATCGAAAGTCAGCTGTTTGGGCACAAGAAAGGTGCGTTCACCGGGGCAGATGCGGATCACACCGGATGGTTTCAACAGTCGCACACCGGGACATTGTTTCTGGACGAAATTGGCGAACTGACCTTAGAGGGGCAAGCCAAGTTGCTGCGGATTCTAGAAGGGCATCCGTTTCTGCCGGTCGGGGCAACCGAGGAAGTCTTGGTGGACGTGCGGGTGCTTGCGGCGACCAATCGCGATCTGGCCGAATTTGTAAGAGAGAAGAAGTTTCGCGAAGATCTGTTTTATCGGCTCAGTGTGTTCGAGTTGGTGGTGCCACCGCTTCGTGATCGGGGCGATGACTTGGATCATTTGATCGACCATTTTCTAGACCACTTTCGCCGACAACATGGACGCAGTGGGTTGGTGCTGTCGGATCCTGCCAGAGTTCGGCTGCGTGAATACGCTTGGCCCGGAAACGTGCGGCAACTTAGAAACGTGATCGACAGCGCCGTCGTGATGGCGGATGACCCGTCGATCAACGTGGATGATTTGGGCCTTCGTGACGCGGGGTTGAGCCAACTCGATACGCTGCGGATTGACGAGTGGGAACGCAGGTTGATTCGCAAAGCACTCGGTCGCACCGACGGCAGCGTGCCCGATGCGGCCCGGTTGCTAGGGATCAGCCGCGCGACGGCGTACCGGAAAATTGCCGAATACGAAATCGAGCGTTAG
- a CDS encoding glycosyltransferase: MRAILSAPGSRGDVNPMVAIGRALKQRGMDVIISLAEPYAPVAEAAGLTAVPIITTARFEHLLGDANVWKPVRGARAIFREVAGNFLTKHFDVIRQNHIAGQTVLVSHPLDLASRVHRDWDPATPLVDVHLAPSMLRTLDDPPRMTPWAIEHFGPQWLLRAAYWAADRFVIDPVIAGRVNQMRKDLRLAPVTRLIDQWWLSPDRILAMYPDWYAAATKSFGPRLMHCGFPLDDAVVDSAADRTAQVLPSDRPIVFTAGTAHQHCREFFADAVAACLAIDRPGWLVSSYPGNFPDQLPPSIQAHSYVSFGELFPHASAVVHHGGIGTTSQALAAGVPQLIQPMAFDQFDNTNRVQRLNCGRWLRRPRHLAAALQQLLDDESIQRSCRLVADSMERGSPTVAACEIHRLLCSTGSDGRLK; this comes from the coding sequence ATGCGAGCCATCCTTTCGGCGCCAGGGTCACGTGGCGATGTCAATCCGATGGTGGCCATCGGCCGGGCGCTCAAGCAGCGCGGGATGGACGTGATCATTTCGTTGGCAGAACCGTACGCACCGGTCGCCGAAGCTGCTGGTCTGACAGCCGTGCCAATCATCACAACGGCACGATTTGAACATCTGCTTGGCGACGCCAATGTGTGGAAGCCGGTCCGAGGTGCCAGAGCGATCTTTCGCGAAGTCGCAGGGAATTTCCTGACCAAACATTTCGATGTCATCCGTCAAAACCATATCGCCGGCCAAACGGTCCTGGTGTCGCACCCTCTGGATCTGGCATCACGCGTGCATCGCGATTGGGACCCCGCCACGCCGTTGGTGGACGTGCATTTGGCACCATCGATGCTTCGCACTTTGGATGATCCGCCGCGGATGACACCGTGGGCGATTGAACATTTCGGGCCACAGTGGTTGTTGCGAGCGGCGTACTGGGCCGCGGATCGGTTCGTGATCGATCCGGTCATCGCTGGGCGTGTGAACCAGATGCGGAAAGACCTTCGCTTGGCGCCGGTCACCCGATTGATCGACCAGTGGTGGCTGTCGCCCGATCGTATCCTAGCGATGTACCCCGATTGGTATGCCGCGGCGACCAAGTCGTTTGGTCCACGTCTGATGCATTGTGGTTTTCCGCTCGACGACGCCGTCGTTGATTCCGCCGCCGATCGCACTGCTCAGGTTCTACCCAGCGATCGGCCGATCGTGTTCACCGCTGGTACGGCGCACCAGCATTGCCGCGAATTCTTTGCCGATGCGGTTGCCGCATGCCTGGCGATCGACCGGCCCGGCTGGCTGGTTTCGTCGTACCCCGGCAACTTTCCGGACCAACTTCCGCCATCGATCCAGGCGCACAGTTACGTTTCGTTCGGGGAATTGTTCCCGCACGCCTCGGCGGTGGTCCACCACGGCGGGATTGGAACCACGTCACAGGCCTTGGCCGCGGGCGTGCCGCAATTGATTCAGCCGATGGCGTTTGACCAGTTCGACAACACGAATCGCGTTCAGCGGTTAAACTGTGGTCGTTGGTTGCGTCGTCCTCGCCATTTGGCCGCCGCTCTGCAACAGTTGCTAGACGACGAATCGATTCAACGATCCTGTCGCTTGGTTGCCGATTCGATGGAACGAGGATCGCCCACAGTGGCGGCTTGTGAAATCCATCGGCTGTTGTGTTCGACGGGTTCCGATGGGCGATTGAAATGA
- a CDS encoding sulfatase: MVMSHILRLASVALLAIAAGDAFAVAPNRPNVVFILVDDLGMHDLSIEGSQFYQTPNVDQLARGGMRFTQGYANCRVCSPSRASIQLGKFTARHGITQWIGAASGKAWDRDDRLLPAEYRHDLPSEDVGLAEAMQEGGYQTFFAGKWHLGGDGSLPTDHGFDINVGGHHRGSPPGGYFSPYKNPEMEDGPDGESLTLRLADETSKFIQTHKDKPFFAMLSFYTVHGPVQTTNELWKKYQASAPELPEGASRFKVDRTLPVRQVQDHPIYAGMIETMDTAVGRVMKTLDDLGLADNTIVIFTSDNGGVSSGDAFSTSNLPLRGGKGRQWEGGIREPYYIRYPGKVPANSTCDTPVTGADFYPTLLDLCGLPARPEQHVDGVSLVPCLDGGDLDARPLYWHYPHYDNQGGEPSSLYREGKWKLIHYYEDGRNELYDLSVDPAEQSDLSLTLPVRTKRMAAELDQWLRSVDAKFPEPDPRYDPVRGEAKFQRIHTKVKQRLEDEHAKMLQPDWQPNADWWGSRITKD, encoded by the coding sequence ATGGTCATGTCGCATATTTTACGTTTGGCTAGTGTTGCGCTGCTAGCGATCGCGGCCGGCGATGCCTTTGCTGTGGCGCCGAATCGTCCCAACGTGGTCTTCATCTTGGTGGACGACTTGGGGATGCACGATCTATCGATCGAAGGCAGCCAGTTTTATCAGACACCCAACGTTGACCAGTTGGCGCGCGGTGGGATGCGGTTTACCCAAGGCTATGCGAACTGCCGTGTGTGCAGCCCATCGCGAGCCAGCATCCAGCTTGGGAAATTCACGGCCCGTCACGGCATCACCCAGTGGATTGGCGCGGCGTCCGGAAAGGCCTGGGATCGCGACGATCGATTGTTGCCAGCCGAATATCGACATGATCTCCCCTCGGAAGATGTCGGCCTTGCCGAAGCGATGCAGGAAGGTGGCTACCAGACCTTCTTTGCTGGGAAGTGGCACCTTGGCGGCGACGGATCGTTACCCACCGATCACGGGTTTGACATCAACGTCGGTGGCCACCACCGCGGCAGCCCACCCGGTGGCTATTTTTCGCCCTACAAGAATCCGGAAATGGAAGACGGCCCCGACGGTGAATCGTTGACGCTGCGGTTAGCCGACGAAACATCCAAGTTCATCCAAACTCACAAAGACAAACCTTTCTTTGCAATGTTGTCGTTCTACACCGTTCATGGACCTGTCCAGACGACGAACGAATTGTGGAAGAAATATCAGGCCAGTGCACCGGAGTTGCCCGAAGGCGCGTCGCGATTCAAAGTGGACCGCACGCTTCCCGTTCGCCAAGTCCAAGATCATCCCATCTATGCCGGCATGATTGAAACGATGGATACCGCAGTCGGCCGCGTGATGAAGACGTTGGACGACTTGGGACTAGCCGACAACACGATCGTGATTTTCACCAGCGACAACGGCGGTGTTTCGTCGGGCGATGCGTTTTCGACCAGCAATTTGCCGCTTCGCGGTGGCAAGGGGCGACAGTGGGAAGGTGGGATTCGCGAACCCTATTACATTCGCTATCCCGGAAAAGTTCCAGCGAATTCGACCTGTGATACCCCCGTCACCGGCGCTGACTTTTACCCCACGCTGCTGGACTTGTGTGGATTGCCCGCACGGCCCGAACAACATGTCGATGGCGTCAGCTTGGTGCCTTGCCTGGACGGTGGTGATCTGGATGCTCGGCCGCTGTACTGGCACTATCCCCACTACGACAACCAAGGGGGCGAACCGAGTTCGCTTTACCGCGAAGGAAAGTGGAAACTGATCCACTATTACGAAGATGGTCGCAACGAACTGTATGACCTGTCGGTTGATCCGGCCGAACAAAGTGATCTGTCACTGACACTGCCTGTCCGCACCAAACGGATGGCCGCTGAATTGGACCAATGGCTGCGCTCGGTGGATGCGAAGTTCCCCGAGCCCGACCCACGCTACGATCCGGTACGCGGCGAGGCCAAATTCCAGCGGATTCATACCAAGGTCAAGCAACGACTTGAAGACGAGCATGCTAAGATGCTGCAGCCTGATTGGCAGCCCAATGCCGATTGGTGGGGCAGCCGAATTACCAAAGATTGA
- a CDS encoding Gfo/Idh/MocA family protein — protein sequence MNHRSVSSAALDRRRFLQSTTATAAAASVAGGFWTETSAQGTNSANQKLKILCIGTANRAAEDIKGVQGEDIVGMCDVDSNYLDRAAAKFSGVKKYADYREMYAAEADRVDAVVIGTSDHHHAPATMRAINAGLHVYCEKPLTHTVAEARMIAEAAKAKGVATQMGTQIHATNNYRRVVEIVQSGAIGDVGEVHVWVGKGWGGGDRPDKADPVPEHLNWDLWLGPAPERPYASGRYHPAQWRRWWDFGQGTLGDMGCHYMDLPFWALGLRHPISCEAEGPELNPETCPLGLTVKYKFPSLDGRPAVDLTWYDGDRCPREVAGERVPGSGVMFVGSEGNLFASYSNYKLFPREKFADFTPPAESIPNSIGHHAEWIAACKDGSPTTCNFDYSGALTESVLLGNVAYRTGKQLDWDAAALKATNCPEADAFIRKEYRKGWEVEAV from the coding sequence ATGAATCATCGTTCTGTTTCTTCCGCGGCACTTGATCGTCGGCGTTTCCTTCAATCGACGACCGCGACGGCGGCGGCCGCTTCGGTGGCAGGTGGATTTTGGACCGAAACCAGCGCCCAAGGCACCAATTCGGCCAACCAAAAACTAAAGATCCTTTGCATCGGTACGGCCAATCGTGCGGCCGAAGATATCAAGGGAGTCCAGGGCGAAGACATCGTCGGTATGTGTGATGTCGATAGCAATTACTTGGACCGCGCGGCTGCGAAATTCAGTGGTGTGAAAAAGTACGCTGACTATCGCGAAATGTATGCCGCCGAAGCGGATCGTGTAGATGCGGTCGTGATCGGTACGTCCGACCATCATCACGCACCGGCAACGATGCGAGCCATCAACGCCGGGCTACACGTCTACTGCGAAAAACCGTTGACGCACACGGTGGCCGAAGCCCGCATGATCGCCGAAGCGGCCAAGGCCAAGGGCGTCGCGACTCAGATGGGCACTCAGATTCACGCCACTAACAACTACCGACGCGTGGTCGAAATCGTTCAAAGTGGCGCCATCGGTGACGTTGGCGAAGTGCACGTTTGGGTCGGCAAAGGTTGGGGCGGTGGCGACCGACCTGACAAAGCCGATCCGGTACCAGAACACTTGAACTGGGACCTATGGCTAGGTCCAGCGCCAGAACGTCCTTATGCCAGCGGACGTTACCACCCGGCACAATGGCGTCGTTGGTGGGATTTCGGACAAGGAACGCTCGGCGACATGGGTTGCCACTACATGGACCTTCCGTTCTGGGCATTGGGGCTGCGGCATCCGATTTCTTGCGAAGCCGAAGGTCCGGAACTGAATCCCGAAACCTGCCCGCTGGGATTGACGGTGAAGTACAAGTTCCCGTCCCTGGATGGCCGGCCAGCGGTTGATTTGACGTGGTACGACGGTGACCGTTGCCCACGCGAAGTTGCTGGTGAACGAGTGCCCGGCAGTGGCGTCATGTTCGTCGGTAGCGAAGGGAATCTGTTCGCAAGTTATTCGAACTACAAGCTGTTCCCACGCGAAAAGTTTGCGGACTTCACACCGCCCGCCGAGTCGATCCCAAATTCGATCGGTCACCATGCCGAGTGGATTGCCGCCTGCAAAGATGGTTCGCCGACGACCTGTAACTTTGACTATTCCGGCGCGTTGACTGAATCGGTCCTGTTGGGCAACGTGGCCTATCGCACCGGCAAACAACTCGATTGGGATGCCGCCGCCTTGAAGGCAACCAATTGCCCCGAAGCGGACGCGTTCATTCGCAAAGAATATCGCAAGGGCTGGGAAGTCGAAGCTGTCTAA
- a CDS encoding leucine-rich repeat domain-containing protein — protein sequence MLRKVLLAAACYASVGCTPSAPAPNAESDTKQAATTPAVAAKTVADDPAAVESITAITDKIRRNSAGAIIGLDFRETSVSDDDLVAVGKFAALEQLDLRECAISDAGLAHLVSLPKLKALRLSGKSGDCSVSDDGMQHVANLASLKLLALDYLWVSEIGLADLKGLGNLQELYMAETTIGDEAIAVMANFPKLKKLRLARTQIGADGIAALPQLKNLVDLDLSECAQISDTAMEPVGQLTSLQKLNLWRVNLTDDGIKPLANLANLESLNLDNTRLSDDGLSALSGLTKLTFLHLGSTSITDAGLVNLYPLTALKDLIVTRTAVTREGVDELAKTLPNTKVQLLYLGDQ from the coding sequence TTGTTACGTAAAGTCCTATTGGCTGCGGCCTGCTATGCATCGGTCGGCTGTACCCCTTCGGCTCCCGCGCCCAACGCAGAGTCCGATACCAAGCAAGCTGCCACCACGCCGGCGGTCGCTGCAAAAACGGTTGCCGATGATCCGGCAGCGGTCGAATCGATCACGGCGATCACTGACAAAATTCGACGCAATTCGGCCGGTGCGATCATCGGATTGGATTTTCGCGAAACGAGTGTCAGCGATGACGACTTGGTTGCGGTCGGAAAATTCGCGGCCTTGGAACAATTGGACCTTCGGGAATGCGCGATCAGCGACGCCGGTCTGGCGCATCTGGTTTCTTTGCCCAAGTTGAAAGCGCTGCGTCTATCAGGGAAAAGCGGCGATTGCAGCGTCAGCGATGATGGCATGCAACACGTCGCTAATCTTGCCAGCCTGAAACTCCTAGCGCTCGATTACCTGTGGGTCAGCGAAATCGGTTTGGCGGATCTGAAAGGGCTGGGAAACCTACAAGAACTGTACATGGCCGAAACCACAATCGGCGATGAAGCGATCGCGGTGATGGCGAACTTTCCCAAGTTGAAAAAGTTGCGATTGGCTCGCACTCAGATCGGCGCCGATGGCATTGCGGCGCTTCCGCAGTTGAAAAACTTGGTGGACCTGGACCTCAGCGAATGTGCCCAGATTTCCGACACCGCAATGGAACCCGTCGGTCAATTGACCAGTCTTCAGAAGCTGAATCTGTGGCGAGTCAACCTAACCGATGATGGGATCAAGCCACTGGCCAACCTTGCCAACCTGGAATCATTGAACCTTGACAACACTCGGCTAAGCGATGATGGCTTGTCGGCGCTTAGCGGGCTGACCAAGTTGACGTTTTTGCACCTAGGGTCAACCTCCATCACCGATGCTGGGTTGGTGAATCTGTACCCGTTAACGGCGCTCAAAGATTTGATCGTGACGCGTACCGCCGTTACTCGCGAAGGCGTCGATGAACTGGCGAAAACGTTGCCCAACACGAAAGTTCAACTGCTGTATCTTGGCGATCAGTAG
- a CDS encoding DUF2238 domain-containing protein, whose amino-acid sequence MAISSVDASTNAATKRSINGQVGLVVLTGIMALVSCWDAPFPAELKLQHIPTVVILLLMTWSTFACRFSMASFVCVAVFLWLHIVGARWIYSFVPYDDWSQSVSGSSLSQRFDWRRNHYDRLVHFASGILIAVPAAECLQRWGGMRPLGAAIVSIAIVVAIGAVYEILEWQIATFFAPAVAEAYNGQQGDVWDPQKDMALAWFGATISAGLLFRYRFESAAGGSVVDSVTD is encoded by the coding sequence TTGGCGATCAGTAGCGTGGACGCGTCGACCAACGCAGCGACGAAACGATCCATCAATGGCCAAGTGGGGTTGGTCGTTTTGACGGGAATCATGGCGTTGGTTTCCTGTTGGGATGCACCCTTCCCCGCCGAGCTGAAACTGCAACATATTCCGACGGTCGTCATCCTGTTGTTGATGACTTGGTCGACGTTTGCGTGCCGGTTTTCGATGGCGTCGTTTGTTTGTGTGGCCGTGTTTCTGTGGTTGCATATTGTCGGGGCTAGGTGGATCTATTCGTTCGTTCCTTATGACGATTGGTCCCAATCGGTTTCGGGATCCAGTTTGTCGCAGCGTTTCGATTGGCGCCGCAATCACTATGACCGTTTGGTGCACTTTGCATCGGGGATATTGATCGCGGTACCGGCGGCGGAATGTCTGCAGCGTTGGGGCGGGATGCGTCCCTTGGGTGCCGCGATTGTCAGCATCGCAATCGTGGTGGCGATCGGTGCTGTGTACGAAATCTTGGAATGGCAGATCGCAACCTTCTTTGCGCCGGCCGTGGCAGAGGCCTACAACGGTCAACAAGGCGATGTTTGGGATCCCCAGAAAGACATGGCGCTGGCCTGGTTCGGGGCAACGATATCGGCTGGGTTGCTGTTTCGCTATCGCTTTGAATCAGCCGCCGGTGGCTCCGTCGTCGATTCCGTCACGGATTAG
- a CDS encoding FG-GAP repeat domain-containing protein: MKRIALATALITVGWNLHHATGQSPAAPTAAPQWTKHVVHQGLHTMTAVAGDFTGDGLPDVIADSGNTTRLFVAPDWTEVLLDEHPGGKTYIHSECFDIDGDGDLDYIGAQYNPGQIVWLEQPTKGESMRWTKRLIDDTVHGIHGLMKGDVVGNGKMELLATSAQPTAPHAESLAWFAIPSNPSSAPRWTPQIFADGDAPGLTHYIGVGDVDGDGHLDAATGAKGGPQSTSTGEYFAWWRAPSNPTDTWTKQMISDQEPGATNIHPADVNADGKVDFIASRGHGRGIVWFEGPHWTRHDIDPSIKEPHALVAIDMDADGDVDAATCAFGDKIAAWYENDGEGHFTRHIVGTDQESYDIRAVDMDLDGDLDLLVAGRGSKNVVWYQNPSRWKSND, encoded by the coding sequence ATGAAACGAATTGCACTGGCCACAGCCCTGATCACAGTCGGATGGAACCTTCACCACGCGACGGGCCAATCGCCCGCCGCCCCCACAGCGGCCCCCCAGTGGACGAAACATGTCGTCCACCAAGGACTGCATACGATGACCGCGGTGGCGGGTGACTTTACCGGTGACGGGTTGCCCGATGTCATCGCCGACAGCGGCAACACCACTCGGCTGTTCGTTGCACCCGACTGGACGGAAGTTCTGTTGGATGAACATCCGGGTGGGAAAACTTACATTCACAGCGAATGCTTTGACATCGACGGTGATGGCGACCTGGATTACATCGGCGCCCAGTACAACCCGGGCCAGATCGTCTGGCTTGAACAGCCAACCAAGGGGGAATCGATGCGTTGGACCAAACGACTGATCGACGACACCGTCCACGGGATCCACGGGCTGATGAAAGGCGATGTGGTAGGCAACGGAAAAATGGAACTGCTTGCGACCAGCGCCCAACCGACGGCTCCGCACGCCGAATCGCTGGCATGGTTTGCAATTCCCAGCAATCCCAGTTCGGCCCCGCGATGGACGCCCCAAATATTCGCCGACGGCGATGCCCCTGGGCTGACGCACTACATCGGCGTGGGCGACGTCGACGGTGACGGCCATCTAGACGCTGCGACCGGCGCCAAAGGTGGCCCCCAATCCACGTCGACCGGCGAATACTTCGCTTGGTGGCGTGCACCATCAAATCCAACCGATACCTGGACCAAACAAATGATCAGCGATCAGGAACCCGGCGCCACCAACATCCACCCCGCCGACGTCAACGCGGACGGAAAGGTGGACTTCATCGCGTCACGCGGTCACGGCCGGGGCATCGTCTGGTTCGAAGGCCCCCATTGGACCCGGCACGACATCGATCCATCGATCAAGGAACCGCACGCCCTGGTCGCCATCGACATGGACGCCGATGGCGACGTCGACGCGGCCACCTGTGCCTTTGGTGACAAGATCGCTGCCTGGTACGAAAACGATGGCGAAGGCCACTTCACACGCCACATCGTGGGCACCGACCAGGAATCCTATGACATCCGCGCGGTGGACATGGACCTTGATGGCGATCTTGACCTACTGGTCGCCGGACGTGGAAGCAAAAACGTCGTGTGGTACCAAAACCCATCCCGCTGGAAATCAAATGACTAA
- a CDS encoding thymidine kinase, which yields MAKLFFYYSTMNAGKSTILLQASYNYRERGMNTLVLAPEIDNRSGVGKVASRIGISAEAEIFDTADNLFIVVDQRLAREPIHCVLVDEAQFLTKKQVHQLSDVCDQLDIPVLTYGLRTDFQGNLFEGSDALLAWADTLTEIKTICHCGSKATMVLRLDDAGRVVKEGHQVQIGGNERYVPVCRKHFKDGLAQGGDRQLPLLD from the coding sequence ATGGCAAAACTGTTCTTTTACTATTCGACGATGAATGCCGGCAAGTCAACGATCCTGCTGCAGGCTAGTTACAACTATCGCGAACGTGGAATGAACACGTTGGTGCTGGCGCCAGAGATCGACAATCGGTCAGGCGTGGGCAAGGTCGCATCACGGATCGGCATCTCTGCCGAAGCCGAAATTTTCGACACGGCGGACAACCTGTTTATCGTAGTCGACCAGCGACTGGCGCGAGAACCGATTCATTGCGTGCTGGTGGACGAAGCCCAGTTTCTGACCAAAAAACAAGTGCATCAGTTGAGTGATGTTTGCGACCAGTTGGACATCCCGGTGCTGACCTACGGGCTGCGGACCGACTTTCAGGGCAATCTGTTCGAGGGCAGCGACGCACTGCTCGCTTGGGCCGACACGTTGACCGAGATCAAAACGATCTGTCACTGCGGCAGCAAAGCCACCATGGTGCTGCGTTTGGACGATGCCGGTCGGGTCGTCAAAGAGGGACATCAGGTGCAGATCGGCGGCAACGAACGGTACGTGCCGGTGTGCCGCAAACACTTCAAAGATGGGCTGGCCCAGGGCGGCGACCGACAGTTGCCGCTGCTGGATTGA
- a CDS encoding 3-keto-disaccharide hydrolase encodes MILRSLFSLIIAASCIANASAQTWPIQVGEGPGWVTLGEDDFVRVNGDDLTLTWKDGVAIGSGTPIGVTRSKKSYQNFELSIEWQHQSDGGNSGVFAWVPLSVLEGLPPGQLPKAGIEIQMLDHGYTHKYESSTGKKGDWFSTNGDIFAVGKSTMKPFPPLSPNGSRSFPSKEVSKGFGHWNHYYVRGVNGEIRLWVNGEEVSGGKDCNPSEGYLCLESEGAPILFRNIQVRELP; translated from the coding sequence ATGATCCTTCGATCGCTTTTTTCGCTGATCATTGCTGCTAGCTGCATTGCCAATGCCTCTGCCCAAACATGGCCTATCCAAGTGGGCGAAGGCCCCGGATGGGTGACGCTGGGCGAAGACGACTTTGTCCGGGTCAACGGCGACGACCTAACGCTGACCTGGAAAGACGGTGTGGCGATTGGCAGCGGCACGCCGATCGGCGTCACGCGATCGAAGAAGAGCTACCAGAATTTCGAACTTTCGATCGAGTGGCAGCACCAATCCGACGGCGGAAACTCGGGCGTCTTTGCGTGGGTCCCACTTTCCGTTCTGGAAGGCTTGCCGCCCGGCCAACTGCCCAAAGCCGGGATCGAAATCCAAATGCTGGATCATGGCTATACCCACAAGTACGAATCGTCCACCGGAAAGAAAGGCGACTGGTTTTCGACTAACGGTGATATATTCGCCGTGGGCAAATCGACCATGAAACCATTCCCACCGCTTTCCCCTAATGGAAGCCGGTCCTTTCCATCCAAGGAAGTTTCCAAGGGATTCGGCCACTGGAACCACTATTACGTTCGCGGCGTGAACGGCGAAATCCGCCTTTGGGTCAACGGCGAAGAAGTCTCCGGTGGAAAGGACTGTAACCCATCCGAAGGTTACCTGTGCCTAGAATCCGAAGGCGCGCCGATCCTGTTTCGCAACATCCAAGTTCGCGAACTGCCGTAA